The genomic stretch CATCGCTTCAATGGCTGTATTAAGCAGCTTCATACCATCACCGGCTTCGTTATGGGCTTTGCTAGCGGCGTTCGCGGTATTAACCACATTATGAGCCACTTCGGTCACTGTGGTGGTCATTTCATTCATGGCCGTTGCCGCCTGCTCTATTTCTACCTGCTGACTGTCCATCGAGCGCTTAGTGTCACTGGCAACGCCTTCGAGGCTATCGGTGGCCACATTAAGCTGCTCTACCGAGGCATTGGTATTAAAAGCAATGTCTCTAAAGCTCGACACCATGCTATTCAGGCCAGTGGCTATATGGGTTAATTCATCTTTGCCAGAGGTATCAACACACAAAGTTAAGTCACTGGTGGCCTCCAGCCGACCAATGGTTTCATCAATACGGGTAAGTGGGTTAATAATACTGCTCAAGACCTGGATTGTAACAAACACGGTGATCACCGCGATCACCAATATAATCACAATGAGAGAGGCAGCTTCAGACCAAAAAGTATCTTCAATGTCATCAACATATACCCCAGTTCCAACGACCCAATCCCAAGCTGCAAACTCTTTAACGTAAGAAATTTTACCCACCGGTTTGCTCGAGCCGCTTTTTGGCCACAAGTACTCCACCGTGCCCTCGCCGTTACGCTCGACAGTGTTCACCATTTCTTTAAATAAGTATAAACCGTTAGGGTCGCGGTTATTTGCGACATTTCGGCCATTTAGCTCAGGCTTAATGGGATGCATTACCATGGTGTGGTCGGTGGTTAAAATAAAGATATATTCATTGTCGGCGTAACGCACCGCTTCTAGTGCCGCTTTTGCCCGTTGCTTTGCTTGCTGCTGGGTTAGCGCCCCGCTTCGAGCTTGATCGCCATAATGTCTAATAATACTGTGGGCTGTTTCCACCAGATTCTGGGTACTGGTTTGCTTTGCGGTTTTCAGCTCATCGTATAAGGTGTTCAGCATCAACACCGATATTAACGCAATCACCGCAAAACAAGAGATAACTTGCGCCCATAGGCGCGTTTTTACGCCATATTGTCTAAAAAAATCTTCCATCACTTTCCCTAAATAATCGTGCTAAATTTCCAGCAGCCATTAGCTAACAATGTCTTAAAAATGCCCTTAAACTCATGAGCAGCCAAAGTAAATCATCTACTCATGGGTCATTTAATAGCAGACAGTATATTTGCTTAGCAATAATCCCCTTTGTTTTTAATCAAATTTCGAGTTGAAGTGGTATAGTAATCAGTCACCTTCTTCTAAGGTAGAAGATGAAATAACAACAGTAAAGCCATTAAAGCTAAAGCCAACATAGACTTAAGAAGTTAATTCTTTCACCATAAAGTAACGACACCCAGTTTTTGGGTAGTCCTGTTGCACCCACTGTGTTTCATAACCATGACGCTGGTAAAAAGGCTGCGCTTGAAAGTGTAAAGTATCCAGCAACGCACGTTGACAACCGCGCTCAATGGCAACGGCTTCAACTTGTTGCAGCAGCTGTGTGCCAAGGCCTTCTCCACGCTGACTTTCACAGACCCATAAACGGTCTAATAACAACCAATTCCCAAAGGTACGTGCGGTTGCACCTGCCACTACTTCTCCTTGGTCATTTTTCACTTGTGCGGCTAATGGTAAACGCTCATTAACCTCCCAGTTTTGCCAGTTAAACTCACTGAGTTTGTTACTAATAAAGTCAATAAAATCAGCATCGGGGTCGGATAATATTTCTACCTGCAAAGGGTGTGCTCCTAGGCAAAACAAAACAGCAAACAGTATAGTATTAAACGGCTAGGAAAGGGAGTACTTGCTCGGGGTTTGCGTGGCATCAAGCAACTGATTAAACGCCAGGGTACTTCCTAATAATTCGCTTTTAATGCTATTCCATGCTTGCTTGTGATGACCATAACGAGATTGCCATAACGCCAACTCATCGCGACTGGGCTGATAAATTTCTGCCCCAGCTTGTTTTAATCCCATTTCGCAGCGCTGTTGCAGTGCTTTTATCTCGGCCAAGTGAGCGCTAAAGATAAGTTGGCTAGCCTCTTCCACTTGTTGCTTAAGCTTAGTGGGCAGCTCAGCTAACCACTGCTGATTTAACACGGTCACCCAAGCATCCGGGACGCTGGCGATTTTGGCAACCTGGCCAATTTCATTTTTAAGGTTATCGGGGCCAGCATAAAGTCCCACAACACTGGGATCCAACGCATCAATTTGGCCATTACGAGCCAGTTGCGCGGCTTTATCCCATGGCACACCCACCACATTCGCTGCTGTCATACTGTAAAAGTGATTTAGCACTCGAGAAGCAGGAACTCGCATAGTCACATCGGTTAACGCGTCGGGCGTGTTGATTAAACGCTTATAGTGCTTGGTGGTAGTCATGGTGCGAGACCCAACCACATGCTGCAACAACACAGTGAGCTTACTGTGTGTTTGAATAGGCTGTAACACCATTTTTTGCCATGTCGGTGAGGTGATCAGATTAAGGTACGCCTGATCGCTATTAAGCCAGAATGGAATATTTAAAATATCGAGCAGTGGCAACGCTCGAGATAAGTTTGAGACCGAGATCAGCGCCGCGTCAATTCTGCCGCGAGTAACCGCAGCCATTAATGCTCGGCCAACGCCTAGAGCGCCATTATCATAGATTTCAACATATACCTTACCTTGCGTGAGTGACTCAATATGCTGCTTAAGCTGCAAGTGCATGTGAGGAATAAAGTCAAAATCAGCCATACGGTAAGGCGAGGCCAGCCGCAACGTTTGCCAGGCCTGCTTTTGTTTCTCAACCTCCTCGGCTTGATGCAATATCTTAGCAGTCAAGTTATTAGCCAATCCTCCAGACAAATAAGTGACGGCGTAGAGTGCCAGTGAAGCTTGGAGAAAACGGCGTCTGTTTGGTGGCATAACTACAACAGCCCAATAACCACAGTGTTTTAACTATAGTAACTGTGGAGTCAAAAGCAATTCTCACCTTGCTATTGGCAAGGTCTAGATAATGGGTAATAATCCGCTGGATAAATAATAAAAATAAGGACGATTATGAACAGGCTTATGTTGCTGTTAAGTGTTTTTCTGATTGGCTGTTCCAGTAAAAATACCGTCAACATGGTAGTAGCAGAAAACGCGGTGATCAAACACAGTCATATTCAAGGATATGAAGACAGATACAGCAACTTGTATGATAAGCAAATCGCTTACCCCGTAACCTGCGAGGAAAACTGCTACCCTACAACCGAGCAGATACAGTGCCAGGAGGCTATGGAAAACTGCCACTTTGTTGGCAATAATCCCTCCTTAGAGCTCGATACCGGCTTTACCATTCAATGGCTTGGACACGCTTACTTTAAAATAAACACCGCCGATGGCCAGCAATTTCTTTTTGATCCTGTTTTTGAGCAGTTTGACTGGCCAGTGAACTGGGCGTTTTATCTCGCCGATAGCTTTAACCGCCAACCAGCCACCCCCTTATCAGAGGCCGAGTTAAAGCAAACCACAGCGGTGATGTACTCACATATTCATTATGATCATTTTAATAAAGACGATATTGCCGCTCTAGGAACTAAGCCGCAATACCTTGTGCCACTGGGCTTTGCCAAACACTTCGCCCAAGGCGGTTACAACATCACCGAAATGGCCTGGTACTCCAGTAAACGCTTTGCCGGAGTGACCGCGCACTTTGTCCCTGCTAACCACTTTAGTAGCCGCATTTGGGTACCGTTTATTTATGAAGACAATAACGCAAGCCTTTGGGGTGGCTGGATATTAGAGCAACAAGGTAAAACCCTGTTTTTTGCCGGTGACACTGGCTACTCGCCGCATTTTAAAGATATTCAAGCTAAGTACGGCGACATTGATATTTGCCTGCTACCCATTGCCTCTTATTACAGTGAAGAATCGCCAAAATGGTACCGTAAAGTGCACACCACCCCAGAAGATGCCTTAACCGCCGCGCAGGATCTAAACTGTAAAGTCATGATCCCATGGGGCTACGGCAATGCTAGCTGGAAAATGGGCGACCGCAGCTCCCATTCAGCCTTATTTCGCTTACTACACATGCGCGAGACATTAAACACAACCACGCCATTATACATTCTTAATGAAGGCGAGGCGGTAGCACTATAATCCGGATAAACAGCACAGCAGAAACAATCACTGCTGTGCGCTCAACTTGCCAATTTTTTGCTGTACTCAATAATAATATCAATCTGTTATAATTGAGGGTAATAAACGACTGGAGTATTGCGCCCGAGTGAATAAAGCCAAATTAAGCCAAGATGAAAGCCTATCATTTAAAGTAAATTACCAACTTCTCCCCAAAGAGACTAACCAGCTCGACTTATATTTCTCCATCCCCACCGACATGGGGATCAACGCCAACACCCTCAATGAGGCGAGCTACTTTAATGCCAATATTAAGTGTCATAGTGCGTTTTATTCCGAGCAGCTTCACCTGCCATTGGTTCGCAGTCGCTTTATTAGCCAAAGTAAGGGCGAAAAAAGCGATTACCGGGTAAACCTGAATTTATTCAGTTACCAGATCCGCATCGCCTTAGATGCCGACATAAAAATGACCTTAAAATTAAAGTCGGCAGAGGAGTTCTATCCGGCGGCGGTCATATTAGTAGCTGAAACCAAGCGCTTATTAAAGAAACTTAGGCGCTACACGCCCCCAGACGATAAGCTTAAGCCGTACTTTCAAAATGCCGATAACTACCTTAGCTGGCACAGCGAGCAAGCTTTTTTAAAGCTGCTCTCTCAAGGACCTAAATCCAGTGATTTCAGTGATGAGCGAGCCATCTTAATGGCGTTTTGCCAGGCCGAAAACGACCATCGCACCGCTAAAAGTTACAACTCACAGGTCACCTTGGAAGATCCCAACCGCATCACCAATAAAATGAAATTGTTGGAGCGCTTGATAGAGTATGGCGTGGTATTAAATAAACACACCATCGATTTAGGCGCTAATTTAAAACGCCTAGTTCGGGGCGTTGTCACCGGTGTGATGATGGCATTTGTCATGTACATTGTGCTTAACGCCCGCTCTAATTTCGAAGAAATCACCGTCGCCCTGATAGCCTTACTGGGGGTTATTTATGGGCTGCGGGAAACCTTTAAAGAAGATCTCACCCGCTGGGCTTGGCGGCTGATCCAAAGAGGCCGACCAAAGTGGCGTAATAAGTTTAAAAACTCAGTCAACGACGCCATTATTTGTAGTCAGACCATTTGGCTGGAGCATATTCGCAAAAAGGACTTGCCTGAAGAGGTCAAAAAGCTTTTAAGTAAGCGCCGGCAACAAAATAAGCAGGCCGCTAACCTGTTGCATTTTAGCTGTAAAAACCAAGTTCAAGTGAATGCCTTTCTGCCAGGTTATGAAGAAGTACAGCAAAGGATCACCTTTAACATGAGCTCCTTTGTGCGCTACCTGAAAAAAGGCGCGGGCAAACTGTACAGCCTAGAGGGTAAGAAAGTCTCAAAGCAGTCGGTAGAGAGGCGCTATCAAATTAACTTAGTGATGCGCTTTAAGACCGAGTCAGGCACACAATTAGAGCGCTATAAGGTCACCATGAACCGCTCTGAAATTGTCGCCATCGAGCTAATGGAAAGCGATTCTGAGTACATCGAGCACAAGTCTAGTTAGCCAAGCGTCCTTTAAGCCATACA from Pseudoalteromonas sp. UG3-2 encodes the following:
- the dctP gene encoding TRAP transporter substrate-binding protein DctP, yielding MPPNRRRFLQASLALYAVTYLSGGLANNLTAKILHQAEEVEKQKQAWQTLRLASPYRMADFDFIPHMHLQLKQHIESLTQGKVYVEIYDNGALGVGRALMAAVTRGRIDAALISVSNLSRALPLLDILNIPFWLNSDQAYLNLITSPTWQKMVLQPIQTHSKLTVLLQHVVGSRTMTTTKHYKRLINTPDALTDVTMRVPASRVLNHFYSMTAANVVGVPWDKAAQLARNGQIDALDPSVVGLYAGPDNLKNEIGQVAKIASVPDAWVTVLNQQWLAELPTKLKQQVEEASQLIFSAHLAEIKALQQRCEMGLKQAGAEIYQPSRDELALWQSRYGHHKQAWNSIKSELLGSTLAFNQLLDATQTPSKYSLS
- a CDS encoding MBL fold metallo-hydrolase encodes the protein MNRLMLLLSVFLIGCSSKNTVNMVVAENAVIKHSHIQGYEDRYSNLYDKQIAYPVTCEENCYPTTEQIQCQEAMENCHFVGNNPSLELDTGFTIQWLGHAYFKINTADGQQFLFDPVFEQFDWPVNWAFYLADSFNRQPATPLSEAELKQTTAVMYSHIHYDHFNKDDIAALGTKPQYLVPLGFAKHFAQGGYNITEMAWYSSKRFAGVTAHFVPANHFSSRIWVPFIYEDNNASLWGGWILEQQGKTLFFAGDTGYSPHFKDIQAKYGDIDICLLPIASYYSEESPKWYRKVHTTPEDALTAAQDLNCKVMIPWGYGNASWKMGDRSSHSALFRLLHMRETLNTTTPLYILNEGEAVAL
- a CDS encoding methyl-accepting chemotaxis protein encodes the protein MEDFFRQYGVKTRLWAQVISCFAVIALISVLMLNTLYDELKTAKQTSTQNLVETAHSIIRHYGDQARSGALTQQQAKQRAKAALEAVRYADNEYIFILTTDHTMVMHPIKPELNGRNVANNRDPNGLYLFKEMVNTVERNGEGTVEYLWPKSGSSKPVGKISYVKEFAAWDWVVGTGVYVDDIEDTFWSEAASLIVIILVIAVITVFVTIQVLSSIINPLTRIDETIGRLEATSDLTLCVDTSGKDELTHIATGLNSMVSSFRDIAFNTNASVEQLNVATDSLEGVASDTKRSMDSQQVEIEQAATAMNEMTTTVTEVAHNVVNTANAASKAHNEAGDGMKLLNTAIEAMNGLASEVEKAANVIHQLGAVSEEIGNVTTVINGIAEQTNLLALNAAIEAARAGEQGRGFAVVADEVRALAQRTKESTESIQKMIEDLQKYSHEAVTVMEEGQVYAHRTVEQAQDADQALKEIVEDISIINDMSAQIATASEEQSAVAEEINRGIINVSEHATTTVKGSSEIADAGSELKALAVALKQQVSKFRV
- a CDS encoding GNAT family N-acetyltransferase — translated: MQVEILSDPDADFIDFISNKLSEFNWQNWEVNERLPLAAQVKNDQGEVVAGATARTFGNWLLLDRLWVCESQRGEGLGTQLLQQVEAVAIERGCQRALLDTLHFQAQPFYQRHGYETQWVQQDYPKTGCRYFMVKELTS